In the genome of Quercus robur chromosome 3, dhQueRobu3.1, whole genome shotgun sequence, one region contains:
- the LOC126717818 gene encoding non-specific lipid transfer protein GPI-anchored 15 — translation MASNIKASFAVVFVFVLTLNAFIGGIDAAGECGKTPIRTAAASLSPCLNAAGNASAKVPPACCTKISALIKTSPKCLCAVLLSPLAKQAGIKPAIGITVPKRCNISNRPVGKKCGRYTVP, via the exons ATGGCCTCCAACATTAAAGCATCCTTCGCAGTCGTGTTCGTGTTCGTGCTTACTTTGAATGCTTTTATTGGCGGTATTGATGCAGCCGGGGAGTGTGGGAAGACCCCGATTAGGACCGCAGCGGCTAGCTTGAGCCCTTGCTTGAACGCAGCTGGGAATGCTAGCGCTAAAGTTCCACCAGCTTGTTGTACCAAAATTAGTGCCTTGATCAAGACCTCACCCAAATGCCTTTGTGCTGTTTTGTTGTCACCTTTGGCAAAGCAAGCAGGGATCAAGCCCGCGATTGGTATTACTGTTCCAAAGCGATGCAACATCAGCAACCGACCAGTTGGAAAGAAGTGTGGAA GGTACACTGTCCCATGA